The Bacteroidota bacterium genomic sequence TCTTCCACTTTGCGGATGAGTACCATCAGCTCTTCTTTCGTTGGTTTCACGTCAGAGAAACCGAGGTCAGGGTTCTCATTCATTTTCTTCACCGAAGCCAGTCCGTTAAATGCATCCTGAAGCGAATTAAGATCGGTAATAAGCTGAACAATTGCGGGATCTTTGTCTTTGTTGCGTTCAAGTTCTTTTACAATGCTTTCCAGAATAACCATCTGCTCAAACAGTTTAAGCAGCACCATGTCGTTGGGTTCCTGCTCATACACTTTACCGGCAATATGCAGCGATTCGATCCAGGCACCGGCAAAAATTACTCCATAAAGGTGGTTCTGGTCGTTGCTGAGCAGCTGGGCATCAGTTTCTTCTTTTATGCCGGCCAGAATGCTTTGCAGCGAGTCTTCGTTACCCAGATTGTTGTTGAAACGATCGAAAAGACTGGTTTGCGCGAAGATTTTGCCCAGATTAATCTGTTCGGCCTGGGTACGTACCACTTTTAAATACGACTGTGCCTGCTGGGTTTGCTTGTTAAGCACGCAGTAAGCCATGTCGGCGCTGTACACCCCCATGCTCCAGGCGCGGGTGTAGGTGGTGCTGTAGGAAGCCGCTTTTTCGGCCGAACTGGTCACTCCGGGAAGGAATTTAAGTCCGGAAGATTTAAAAATGGCCGCCACCTGAAGCGGAGAGGGCAGCATGCCTCCTTCGTCTTCGGTTTCATCGGCCATTATGAGGGTGTCCTGAGTAACGGTATCGGTTGCGGTTGTTTCAGTGTCGCCGCTACAGGAAGTTTGGGAAACAATTGTTCCGGCTACCACTGCAGGAAGCAGGAGTTTCAGCAAATCCGGGCTAAATTTCATGGGTGAGGTCGGTTGGTTAAGGTATTAAAGCGCTCTTTATACGGTAAGGATCTTTTTTTGTTTCGTTTTCACCGGGAAATGTGATCTTCTGATTTTCAGGCATTTGGGTGTTTATTTTGCGGGTAACCCGGCCCAGATCAGGTTACACAAGGCGCCGGATTCACCGAACTTCAACAAAATTCGGCGTTGTGGCCTTTGGGCGGGGGAATTGGTTATTTTTGCTGCTTATAAAATCTTTATACTTCGATAGTAAACCCGTATGAAAAAGTTCCTGCTCTTCGCAGTGCCTTTGTTTGCACTTAGTACTGCGCTTCCGGCTCAGACTCCGGCAGCAATGCCCAATGATCCGAATGATCCGATTCTGATGACGATTGGTGGCTCGCCCATCCGCCTTTCAGAATTTATGTATGTATATAAGAAGAACAACAAAGATCAGGGCAATGATCCGAAAGCGATAGAGAATTATCTCGACCTTTTTGTGACCTTTAAAATGAAGGTAAAGGAAGCTGAAGACCTGAAACGCGACACGGTGAGCAAGTTCCGCACCGAGCTTGCCGGCTACCGCCGTCAGGTGGCCCAGCAGTATCTTACCGATAAACGCGTAAACGACAGTCTGCTACGCGAAGCCTACAACCGTATGCAGTGGGATGTGCGCGCCAGCCACATTCTTGTAAAACTTCCCGAAAATCCGCTTCCCAAAGACACCATGCTGGCATGGATGCGTGTGAACATTGCCCGCAACATGGTGCTTGGTAAGCCTGTAACCAAACAAATTGCCGACTACGATCAGCAACTGCGTAAAACCAATGCCGCCTGGCCTAAGCTCACACCGGCTGATACGCTTAAAATTTTCAATCTGGTAAACCCGCTTCGCCAGCTCGATCGTCGATACAAAGGCAAGGTGGTGCCGTTTGAAGAAGTAGCCCGCCTTATTTCCGAAGATCCTTCGGCCGCACAAAACAGCGGCGACCTGGGTTATTTCACCGCCTTTTCAATGGTTTATCCCTTCGAAACGGCTGCTTACAACACGCCCGTGGGGCAGATCAGCACACCGGTTACTACCCGTTTTGGCTATCATATTGTAAAAGTAGTTGACCGCCGCAAGGCGCAGGGCGAAATTCTGGTGGCGCACATTATGGTAAAAGCCCCCGATGGCATGCCGGCAACCGATTCACTGAACGCCAAGCAAAAAGCCGATGAAATTTACGCTAAAGCCAAAGCCGGTGAAGACTTTACCACATTGGTAAAACAATTTTCCGACGACAAGGGCTCGGCTGCCAAAAACGGTGAGCTGCCCTGGTTTGGCCTTTACAAAATGCCGCCCAGCTTTGAGAAGGCATCTTTTGCCCTGCAAAACAACGGTGATATTTCAGAGCCGGTTAAAACGGCCTGGGGCTGGCACATCATCAAACGCATCGACCGTCGCGACGTGCCTGCTTACGAAACCATTAAAGGCGAAATCAAAGGCAAGGTAAGCAAAGACCAGCGCGCACTCAGCGGCCGCACGGCGCTCATCGAGCGTGTGAAAAAAGAATATGGCTTTACCCAAAACCTCGCTGCCCGCGATGAGTTTTACAAACTGGTTGACAGCACCTACTTCCTCGGGCAGTGGACCGCCGAATCGAAAGCAAAAGGGTATGATAAACAGCTCTTTACCATTGGTAAAAAAGTATATACCCAGAAAGAATTTGCGGCCTGGCTCGAAGTACGTCAGGTGCGTCGTGGCGGAAAAGGCGATGTGAAGCAGGTGGTGGACATGATGTACAACCAGATGGTTGAAGAAATGTGTGTGGCCTACGAAGACAACCAGCTCGAAACCAAATACCCTGATTTCCGCAACCTCATGCAGGAATACCGCGACGGCATTCTGTTGTTTGATTTGCAGGATGAAAAAGTATGGTCACGTGCGGTAACCGACTCAACCGGCCTTCGTAATTTCTACGAAGCCAACAAAAACAACTACCTCTGGCCCGAGCGTGCGGATGCCACCGTGTATTCCTGCGCCGATGAGAAAACCGCCAAAGCTGTGCGTAAAATGCTCAAGAAGGGTAAATCGGAAAAAGAAATTCTCGAAACCCTCAACAAAAACTCACAGCTTAACGTGCAAACCGAAACCAAACTCTATCACAAAGGGGATAATGCCCTTGTGGATCAGAACTGGAAAGAAGGCACTTCTGCCAACACCGTGAAAGACGGCCGCGTAATGTTTGTGGTTACCCGCAAGGTTATGCCGCCCACACCCAAGTCGTTGCAGGAAGCACGTGGTTTGATTACCAACGACTATCAGACACAACTTGAAAAGGAATGGGTAGAGAGCCTGCGCAAAAAGTATCCGGTGGTAATTAACCGCGAGGTGCTTCCGCGTAAATAATTTAGCCCGAAAACAGGGCCCATGCAGCCATCGAAAAAAGCATTCAGGCAACGATTCAGCCGTGTACACGTCATAATTCAGACAGGTACACGGCTGCTGCCGTTGTGGCTGCTGCTGTTCCTTGCTTCGTGCCGTGAAACTGCCCCTGAAACTTCGGCTCCTTCCGGAACTGTGGTGGCGCGGGTGTTTGACTACAAACTCTACAGTTCGGAACTTAAAGATGTAATTCCGGCCGGCACGCCTAAAGACGACAGCATACGCATGGCCGGCAGCTTTATTAATACCTGGGTACGTGAAATGCTGCTGGTGCATAAAGCCGAACAAAACCTCAGCGCCGCTCAGAAAAATGTGGAAAAGCAACTCAAAGCCTACCGCAATTCGTTAATCATTTATGAATACGAAAAGGCGCTGGTGGAACAACAGCTTGATACATTAGTAAGCGACACCGAAATTGAAAAATACTATAACGAGCATCCGGCCGACTTTGCCCTGCGTGATATTATTGTAAAAGTGATTTACGTGAAAACTGATAAGAACGCTCCCAATTTGCCCCGGCTTCGCAACTGGATGCGTTCGGATAAACCGCAGGATCGGGTGGAGCTGAATTCCTACTGCCGTCAGTTTGCCGAAAACTTTTACCTCAATGATGATTCCTGGCTGTTGTTTGATGACCTCATCAAGGAAATTCCGATTGAAACCGATAACAAGGAACTGTTTCTCAAAAACAACAAATACCTCGAAGTCAGCGATTCAACCAATTTGTACCTGATTAACTTCAAAGGCTACATGGCGCGCGACAGCCGCTCGCCGCTGGCTTTTGAAAAAGAAAACATCCGCAAAATTATCCTCAACCAACGCAAACGTCAGCTCATTGACCGTATGCGCGATGATCTGTACCGCGAGGCCACAGACAGCGACGATATTGAGATTTACAACAAATAATCATGAACCGATTTTTTTTCCTCCTCTTCCTTCTTCTTTCAACAGGCTCGCTTTTTGCCCAGGATAACGGCGCACGTATTGACCGTGTGGTGGCCGTGGTAGGCGATCAGATTGTGAAAGAGTCGGAAGTGGAAAATGTGCTGCTGCAGTATGCCCGCGAGGGAGTAACAATAACCGACAGTGTACGCAGCTCGGTGTTGGAGCAACTGCTTTTTCAGAAACTTCTCGTGTCGCAGGCGCTGCACGACAGTCTTACCGTGTCTGAATCTGAAATTCAGCAGGAAATGGATCTGCGTATGCGCTACTACCTGCAAAGCTTTGGCTCAGTGGAGGCGTTTGAAAAGTTCTACGGCAAAACGGTTGATGCGTTTAAGTTTGAACTGCACGACAAAGTGCGCGATCTGTTGCTTGCCAAACGTATGCAGCAACAGATTACCCAGAACGTAACTGTTTCGCCGGTTGATGTGAAAGACTACTTCAGCAGTCAGCCGCAGGACAGTTTACCATTTATTAGTTCAACGGTTGAGGTGGGGCAGATTGTGGTTTCACCTCCGGTTAATCCTGAAATTCTCGAATACACCCGCTTGGAAACCGAGAATATCCGCAATAAAGTAATAAAGGGTGAAATTGATTTCTGTGCAGCGGCTGCGCTTTACTCACAGGATCCGGGCTCGGCACAGAAATGTGGCACCTACGAAAACATCCGCCGTGGTTCGTTTGTCCCCGAATTCGAAGCACTCATGTTCACACTCAAGGAAGGCGAAACATCGCCTGTGTTTAAAACCGATTTCGGCTTTCACTTCCTTCAGGTAATTTCCCGCAAGGGCGATGAAGTTACGGTGCGCCACATCCTGCGCGTTATTCCCACACTTCCCGAAGATCTTCGTAACTGTAAGGTGCGCCTCGATTCCATTATGCGCTTTGTGCGTCTTGATTCGCTTACCTTCTGCGAAGCAGCCGCCCGCTTTTCTACCGACGATGAATCAAAATACAGTTGCGGACTTATTCTCAATCCGATAACTGGTAACTCTCGTATTGACGTGGAACTGCTCGGTCAGCTTGATCCTGATCCCAACTTCCCCATTACCGTTAACCAGATGAAAGTGGGGGCTTTTTCAGCACCGATGCTCACACTCACCCGCCAGTCGAAAGAAGCATACCGTGTGCTCTGGCTCAAATCGCGCTCCGAGCCGCACCGAGCCAATCTCAAAGATGATTACCAGATGATTCAGGATCTCACCCTGCAAAAGAAACAGGATGAAGCGCTCAACAAATGGGTCGATAAAAAACTGGCGACTACTTATATTCGCATTTCCCCCGATTACAGAAATACCAGTTTCCGCTTTTCATGGCTGAAACACGCACAGTAACCGGTAAATTTCATACACACACAAGCACACTTATGATCGAGTTTAAGTCAGACGTAGAAGCAGTTGATTATTTCCGTGAACGCTACAACCGCCTCACTACCGAAATCCGCAAGGTAATTGTAGGGCAGGAGGATGTGGTGCGCGATGTGCTTATCTCTATATTCAGCAACGGACACTGTTTGCTTGTAGGCGTTCCCGGACTTGCCAAAACGCTGCTTGTAAACACCATTGCACAATCGCTTGGTCTTAGTTACAACCGCATTCAGTTTACGCCTGATCTTATGCCGGGCGATATTATCGGTTCGGAAATTCTCGACGAGAACCGCCAATTCCGCTTCATCAAAGGGCCGCTGTTTGCCAATATTATTCTGGCCGACGAAATTAACCGTACGCCGCCAAAAACGCAGTCGGCCCTGCTCGAAGCCATGCAGGAACGTGCAGTAACAGCTGCCGGCAAACGCTACGAACTTGATAAGCCGTTTTTCGTACTTGCCACACAAAATCCTATTGAACAGGAAGGTACGTATCCGCTGCCCGAAGCGCAGCTCGACCGTTTTATGTTTAACGTGTGGCTCGATTATCCAAATCTGAACGACGAAATCCAGGTTGTACGTCAAACAACCGCTGGCACCACACCCGAACTGAACAAGGTACTCAGCATCGAAGAAATAAGCTACCTGCAACAGCTTGTGCGCCGTGTACCTGTGCCCGACAATGTGCTTGAATATGCCGTGAAACTGGCCGCTTCCACACGACCAAACACCGCCACCGCCGCTGCCGAAGTAAACCGCCTGCTCTCCTGGGGCGCCGGTCCGCGTGCTTCACAGTACCTGATCATCGGTGCCAAGTGCCACGCTGTGGTTAACGGAAAATACTCGCCCGATATTGAAGATGTACGCGCAGTGGCTGCCCCCATTCTCCGCCACCGCATTGTGCGCAACTACAAGGCCGAAGCCGAAGGTGTGAAAGTGGACGATATCATCAAGTCGCTGCTATAACCGGCTCACTGTTTTGCCTTGCAGCTCGGCCTGCAGCCAGTTTTCAAACACAAAGCTCTGAAGGGCCATTTGTGCCTGCTCGCTCCATGTGCCGTGCATAATATTGTGCAGCATTTCGCTAAGCAATTTATGCTTTTCTTTCCGGCTGCCTGATTCGGCCAGCGATACTATCCATCGACCAAAGTCGTGCACCAGATCGGAAGCAAGCTGCATTTCGGTAAGTTCGTGCATCACCTCTTTATGCAGTTTTTTAAACAGTGGCAACTCAAGCCGTTTCCATGCACAAAGCAGCAAAATAAGTCCGCAGGTAAATGCCAGATCGTTGCGGTTATTGCGCGACTGGCTGAACACTTTATCGGCCCAGCGGAAGGCATTCTTGTAATCGCCGGTGCAAAGAAAAGCCTGTGCAAAGTTGAACCAGAACACAACTTCCTCCGCAAAGCCTATGCGGCTGCGGAATTTCTGAATGCCCGAAAGTATTTCCGGTATCAGCTCAATAGCCAGATTGTAGTTGCCATGTCTGCAGTGTAAATTAAACTCGGTAGTGTAGGTGTAAATGAAGGTGTGCCCGGCAAATGCGCTCAGTTCGTTTTTGTATTCATGCATTAATTGCCGCATACGCTTAATGGTTGTAACGGCTGCTTTTCTGTCGCCTTCTATATCCTGCAACACAAGCATGGTGCTTAATGCGCGGAGCAGTTCGTGCGGATGATGCGCAATAAATGCGGTGTTTGATTCAATCAGTTGTAAACATTCCCGCGCATGTGTGATGGCGGCTTGGGTTTGCTGTAAGGTAAAATGATAGGTCGTTTTTGCCTTCTCGAAGTAAAAACGTGCTTTAAATGTCTCAGGCGCTTTGGCCGACAGCATATTTAAGTGCCGTGCTGAAAATGGTTTTGCTTGCGGAAGCTGATGCGAGCGGAGATGCACATAATGCATTTCCTTTGCCAGCCACTTGTTGCGCACAGTGTGTGTAATTTCGGCTACACATGCGTTCTCAAGTTCAAGCGTTTGCTGATTATTACCGGGCGGAGAAAGTACATTCGATTCAAACTGGATATCATCGCGCTGCTGGATCTGTTCGAGCATCAGCCACGGATTTTGCAGTGTGACAGTTATGGAAATTGCCTTTTCAAGCTGCTTCAGCGCCTGCTTATAAAAGCGTTTTGTTCGCAGAATCTCCGCATTACGCATAAGATTCCGCACCGTGGTTTCATCCGTATCTTTTTCCGAAAATTCGCGCAGCGCACGCAGTATGAGTTTGTATAATACCTGTTTTTGTTGCGCAAATCCTGAAATATAATTTTCTGTTTTCCTGAGCTTTTCTTCGTCGTAAATTTTTTGTTTGCGCATAGCGTCAAACAAACGCGCACTGTGCCGGGCTCCTCCCGAAAGCCTCGAAAAATAGGCTGTAATGTATTTTTTCTCCGCTTCATTTAACGAGTGAATGAGCTGATGTAGATGCTGAAAATCGGTATTTTTCATTTTATTTAAATTAAATATAAAGTATTGATAAACAGTGTTAAATGTAATTATTCTGATTAAATTACAATTTATCTGTTTGCAGAATTCTTCCCGGTTAAACGTGGTGTTCAATTACTTTTGATTGTGCCGCAGGTTTAAACTCCGGCAGAAAGAATCAGCGATATGTTTGCAAAAGCAATTTTTATTTGTGTGTACATGTACGTGTGTTGCCTTACTGCTTTTTCGCAGGCGGGGATGTGGACGTGGAAGAAAGGAAGTACTGCTGTAAACAGCAATGGCAGCTACGGTGTGCAAGGGGTGAGCTCGCCACTTAATGAGCCGCCGGCGCGCTACGAAGCTGCGCAATGGACAGATGCGGCCGGCAACCTCTGGCTTTATGGCGGGGGAATTGGCATGCAGCGTTTTGCCGATTTGTGGAAGTACGATGTGGCGCTTGGCGAATGGACATGGATGCATGGCAGCAATATGGCCAATACGCCAGCCATTTGGGGAACGCAAGGAGTCGCTGCTCAGGCCAACACACCCGGTGGCATCGGATTCGGGGCAAGCACATGGACAGATGCGGCAGGAAATCTTTGGCTATACGGCGGCGACAACGGCACTGCTGCACCCTTCGGCGATTTATGGAAATTTGATCCGGGCATAAACATGTGGACATGGGTAAAAGGTTCGGGCACACCCGGCGCTGCGCCAGTGTTTGGCACGCAACAGGTAGCCGCACCCGCCAACACGCCCGGCGCACTTGAAGAAACGGCCTGCAACTGGGTCGATCAGCAGGGGCGGTTATGGCTGTTTGGTGGCACACCTTCTGGTGTTGGAGCGGCTTATGATGCGTTGTGGATGTATGATCCGGCAACCAACATGTGGACTTGGATGAAAGGTGCATCGAGTGTAAATGCACCGCCGGTTTACGGTACGCTCAATGTGCCTTCGCCGTTTAATACGCCCGGTGCGCGCTGGTGTTATACACACTGGACAGACAATGCCGGCAATCTCTGGCTGTTTGGCGGCGTGGATGCTATAAGCCCTGTTTTTATGGGTTTTTACAACGATTTGTGGATGTACAACGTGGCGCAGAACATGTGGGTGTGGAAAGGCGGCAGTCAGCAGGTTAATCAGCCCGGAGTGTATGGTACGAAATGTGTGCCTGCCGCAGGCAATGTGCCCGGTGGTCGTGGCGAAACACGCGCGTGCTGGACAGACAGCTGCGGCTTTTTCTGGTTGTTTGGCGGGCGTGATCTGAATTATGATTTGTATAACGACTTGTGGCGTTATGATCCGGCAGCGGGCATGTGGACATGGATAAGTGGTTCTGCCACGCCCAACCAGCCCGGTGTGTATGGTGTGCAAAATGTGGCAGCTGCAACCAATGTGCCCGGTGGCAGGCAGGGCAATGTTAGCTGGTACAATGCTGCCGGGCTTTGGTTGTTTGGGGGCGAAGGAAGTGCTGGCGGACAGCAGAACGATTTATGGCTTTATGTGCCCGACACGGTGTCGTTGCAACTCACAGCCGCGCCGCTTACCGGCTGCGCGCCGCTGCTGGTGAGCTTCAATGCTGCCACACAGGGCTGCGGTGCCGTGAAATCAATGCTCTGGACGTTTGGCGATCCGGCTTCGGGCAGCGCTGATACGGCCTTCGCCACGCAGCCACTGCATGTGTACAATGCTGCCGGCACCTACACGGTTACCTGCATTGTAACCGATTGTCAGCAACGCTCTGATACAGCTCATCTCAGCATTACGGTTACTCCCGGCATTACACTGCAGGCGGCGGTTACGGCTTCGCAGTGTATTTCATCTGGAGCAATTACTGTAATGGCTTCAGGCGGTGCGGGCAATTACAACTACGCGTGGCAGCCGGCTGTTTCAACGCAGCAAACAGCCACAGGCCTGTCGCCCGGCACTTACATTATTCAGGTAACCGACGCAAACGGATGCGCCGCTGCCGATACACTGGCCGTGCTGCTTGCTGATTCCACTTCAGTATTGCTTGGGAACGACACGGTGGTTTGCTTTGATACACTTCTTACCCTATCGGCCACAGGCAGTGCTTCGGCTTTTGCCTGGTCAACCGGACAAACCACCGCATCAATACTGGTTTCGCAAAGTGGTATGTATTCGGTTACTGCCACCGAAGGCAATTGCAATGCACACGACTCGGTACAGGTGCTTTTTGTACCAAAACCTTTAACAGAAATGAATCCCGCGTATTGCGAAACCGGCTTCACGGAGCTAACTGTTGCCGCTTCTGCTTCTGCCAATATCCTCTGGTCAACCGGCGATACCTCGGCGCTGCTGCTTGCTCAGACTCCGGGCACCTACACCGTAACCGTGAGCGACAGTGGCTGTGCCTTTATTGATTCATTTATGGTTACCAGTGAAGCTGGCAGCACCGCTCTTTATTTTCCCAATTCATTCACTCCCAACGGCGACGGGTTAAATGAAACATTCAGCGGCTACGGCGAAGGCATTCTCGAGTTTGATCTCACTCTTTACAACCGTTGGGGCGAGCTTATTTTTCATTCCACTTCGCTTGCACAGGAATGGGATGGAACAGTAAACAACAATCTGGTGCAGGAAGATGTATATGTGTGGGTGGCCACATACCGGCTTAGCTGCGATGAAAACAGGGAGATTACCCGGCGCGGACATGTAAGTGTAATCCGGTAAGGCTTTTTCATCCGGCAGCGTTCGTTTTCTGTATCTTTGAAACCGTTGCACGGCAGGCGTGAACGCATTTAAAGCAACAGATAATCTTCTTTTTGTATGAGCGACGAACTGCTCAACGACCTTTTTAACTGGGTTGTCATTCCGCTGCTTATTTTCATAGCGCGTTTGGGCGATGTAACACTTGCTACGCTGCGCAATATTTTTATTTCGAAAGGTTTCAGGCGGATTGTTCCGTTTGTGGGTTTCTTCGAAGTGCTCATCTGGCTCATTGCCATGAAACAGGTAATGAGCAAAGCCGATAATCTTGCATCCTATCTGGCATGGGCTTTCGGATTTGCCTGCGGTACCTATGTAGGTATGCGCATTGAAGAACGGCTTGCACTGGGAACTCAGGTAATCCGCATCATTACCAATCAGCTTAGTCAGGAACTAATTGAGGCACTGCGCGAAGCCAACCACGGCATTACCGTAGTGGATGCCGAAGGAGCTAAAGGTCCGGTGAAAATGATTTTTACCGTAGTAAAGCGTACCAGCGTCCCCGATGTAATTGCCATTCTTGAAAAACATCAGCCCAACGCATTCTTCTCGGTAGAGGATGTGCGTAATGCGCAGCACGGCGTGTTTCGAAGCAGCGAACGCAAGCTCAATCTGGTGCGTACACTTTTTCCTGACCGGAAAGGGAAGTAGTGCAGGCAACTTAATAGCCCGACTCACGTCTTTCATGCAACACGGTTTGTATGAAAAAATATTTTCTGTTTGTTTTTCTGTTTCAGGTGGCTGTGCTGAAAGCGCAGCGCAATGTAATTTATGTGCATGTCAATGAAGCGCACAGCGGTTTGCATGCGGGAGTCGACTGGCGTTATCATGCATCGGAAAAATGGATTATGTACGGAGGTCTGCATTATCTGGTAAACCGTATTGTTACCGATAACCAGCAGTATGTGTACAAGCATCGGTTTTATGCCAATAATTTCGGTCAGCATCTTGGAATACGTTTGGGCAGTGAGCGTCAGTTTAGTTTGAAACAGACGTGTGTAAAGCCGTTTGTATTCATACAGGTGCAGCAAACGCGCAGTGCATTGCGTACATTTTATGCGCCAGATCTGATTGTGAATTCGCTTGAGCTGATTGAGGGTGCCGGGCTTAACATTCCGTTGCATCGTGTGTTTGATGTGCGGCTTGCGGTAGCGCTTTCAAATCCGTTCATATACAGCGAGCGTTTGGGTACTTCATGGGATGGTTTCAGCGTATATACCGAAGCCGGCGTAACTTTACGAATTGGTCGTAATGAAACCCAGTAAAGCCGGATAGGCGTATCTTTGCGTCATGTACGAAACCGACGAGTTGCCCGATGCCGAAAGTGGTAGTGAGCAGGAAATGTATGAACATCATCGCTTCAGGGTTGATCCGGGGCAGGAATTGCTGCGTATCGACAAATACCTGATGCACAAACTGGCTTCGGTTTCACGCACCAAAATTCAGGCTGCGGCTGATGCGGGAAATATCCTTGTAAATGAAAAGCCGATCAAGCCCAGTTACAAGGTAAAGCCGCTCGATCATATCTCCATTCTTCTTCCGCATCCGCCCAAAGTATTTGAACTGCTTGCCGAAGAGATTCCGCTGAATATCGTGCATGAAGATGATGCCCTCATTATCCTCAACAAGCCACCCGGACTTGTGGTGCATCCTGGTTACGGCAATTATACCGGCACACTGGTAAACGGACTGCTCTGGCATTTCGAACATTTGCCCAAGAGTTCGCACGAGCAGCGGCCCGGACTTGTGCATCGTCTTGATAAAGATACTTCGGGCATTATGGTTGTGGCTAAAACGGAATATGCGCTGGCGCATCTTGCCCGGCAGTTCTACGACCGCACCAATGATCGTCGCTACCTTGCACTGGTGTGGGGCGATTTTGATGCAGATGAAGGTACTGTGGAAGGTCACATTGGCCGCAGCCGCCGCGATCGGAAAGTGATGGATGTTTATACTGACGGAAGCGAAGGAAAACCGGCAGTTACACACTGGAAAGTGATTGAGCGTTTGGGTTATGTAACGTTGGTGGAGTGCAAACTCGAAACCGGCCGCACACACCAGATCCGTGCACATATGCAGCACATCGGTCATCCGCTTTTCAACGACGCTACCTACGGCGGGGCACACATTGTTAAAGGAACCAGCTTTACCAAGTACCGGCAATTTATCGATAATTGCTTTGCGGCCTGTCCGCGACAGGCGTTGCATGCACGTTCGCTGGGCATAAAGCATCCGGCCACAAAGCAGTGGATGCAGTTTGATTCGGAACTGCCGGCTGATATGCTTGCCGTGCTTGAGAAATGGCGCACCTATTCAAACGCGCGCCGGTATGAAGAAGATCCGGCCGAATAATTACCTGTTTAATTGCTGCCATACCTGCTCATCGAAACTGGTGAGGGAGGGAAGCACCAGATCGGCTGCGGCAAACCGGCTTTGGGCTGCATGTTCGGGGGCGGGCACAGCCACGCATTTCATACGGGCAGCTTTGGCGGCAATCACGCCGTTGAA encodes the following:
- a CDS encoding DUF2179 domain-containing protein; this encodes MSDELLNDLFNWVVIPLLIFIARLGDVTLATLRNIFISKGFRRIVPFVGFFEVLIWLIAMKQVMSKADNLASYLAWAFGFACGTYVGMRIEERLALGTQVIRIITNQLSQELIEALREANHGITVVDAEGAKGPVKMIFTVVKRTSVPDVIAILEKHQPNAFFSVEDVRNAQHGVFRSSERKLNLVRTLFPDRKGK
- a CDS encoding AAA family ATPase, translating into MIEFKSDVEAVDYFRERYNRLTTEIRKVIVGQEDVVRDVLISIFSNGHCLLVGVPGLAKTLLVNTIAQSLGLSYNRIQFTPDLMPGDIIGSEILDENRQFRFIKGPLFANIILADEINRTPPKTQSALLEAMQERAVTAAGKRYELDKPFFVLATQNPIEQEGTYPLPEAQLDRFMFNVWLDYPNLNDEIQVVRQTTAGTTPELNKVLSIEEISYLQQLVRRVPVPDNVLEYAVKLAASTRPNTATAAAEVNRLLSWGAGPRASQYLIIGAKCHAVVNGKYSPDIEDVRAVAAPILRHRIVRNYKAEAEGVKVDDIIKSLL
- a CDS encoding peptidylprolyl isomerase produces the protein MKKFLLFAVPLFALSTALPAQTPAAMPNDPNDPILMTIGGSPIRLSEFMYVYKKNNKDQGNDPKAIENYLDLFVTFKMKVKEAEDLKRDTVSKFRTELAGYRRQVAQQYLTDKRVNDSLLREAYNRMQWDVRASHILVKLPENPLPKDTMLAWMRVNIARNMVLGKPVTKQIADYDQQLRKTNAAWPKLTPADTLKIFNLVNPLRQLDRRYKGKVVPFEEVARLISEDPSAAQNSGDLGYFTAFSMVYPFETAAYNTPVGQISTPVTTRFGYHIVKVVDRRKAQGEILVAHIMVKAPDGMPATDSLNAKQKADEIYAKAKAGEDFTTLVKQFSDDKGSAAKNGELPWFGLYKMPPSFEKASFALQNNGDISEPVKTAWGWHIIKRIDRRDVPAYETIKGEIKGKVSKDQRALSGRTALIERVKKEYGFTQNLAARDEFYKLVDSTYFLGQWTAESKAKGYDKQLFTIGKKVYTQKEFAAWLEVRQVRRGGKGDVKQVVDMMYNQMVEEMCVAYEDNQLETKYPDFRNLMQEYRDGILLFDLQDEKVWSRAVTDSTGLRNFYEANKNNYLWPERADATVYSCADEKTAKAVRKMLKKGKSEKEILETLNKNSQLNVQTETKLYHKGDNALVDQNWKEGTSANTVKDGRVMFVVTRKVMPPTPKSLQEARGLITNDYQTQLEKEWVESLRKKYPVVINREVLPRK
- a CDS encoding peptidylprolyl isomerase, which codes for MNRFFFLLFLLLSTGSLFAQDNGARIDRVVAVVGDQIVKESEVENVLLQYAREGVTITDSVRSSVLEQLLFQKLLVSQALHDSLTVSESEIQQEMDLRMRYYLQSFGSVEAFEKFYGKTVDAFKFELHDKVRDLLLAKRMQQQITQNVTVSPVDVKDYFSSQPQDSLPFISSTVEVGQIVVSPPVNPEILEYTRLETENIRNKVIKGEIDFCAAAALYSQDPGSAQKCGTYENIRRGSFVPEFEALMFTLKEGETSPVFKTDFGFHFLQVISRKGDEVTVRHILRVIPTLPEDLRNCKVRLDSIMRFVRLDSLTFCEAAARFSTDDESKYSCGLILNPITGNSRIDVELLGQLDPDPNFPITVNQMKVGAFSAPMLTLTRQSKEAYRVLWLKSRSEPHRANLKDDYQMIQDLTLQKKQDEALNKWVDKKLATTYIRISPDYRNTSFRFSWLKHAQ
- a CDS encoding gliding motility-associated C-terminal domain-containing protein: MYVCCLTAFSQAGMWTWKKGSTAVNSNGSYGVQGVSSPLNEPPARYEAAQWTDAAGNLWLYGGGIGMQRFADLWKYDVALGEWTWMHGSNMANTPAIWGTQGVAAQANTPGGIGFGASTWTDAAGNLWLYGGDNGTAAPFGDLWKFDPGINMWTWVKGSGTPGAAPVFGTQQVAAPANTPGALEETACNWVDQQGRLWLFGGTPSGVGAAYDALWMYDPATNMWTWMKGASSVNAPPVYGTLNVPSPFNTPGARWCYTHWTDNAGNLWLFGGVDAISPVFMGFYNDLWMYNVAQNMWVWKGGSQQVNQPGVYGTKCVPAAGNVPGGRGETRACWTDSCGFFWLFGGRDLNYDLYNDLWRYDPAAGMWTWISGSATPNQPGVYGVQNVAAATNVPGGRQGNVSWYNAAGLWLFGGEGSAGGQQNDLWLYVPDTVSLQLTAAPLTGCAPLLVSFNAATQGCGAVKSMLWTFGDPASGSADTAFATQPLHVYNAAGTYTVTCIVTDCQQRSDTAHLSITVTPGITLQAAVTASQCISSGAITVMASGGAGNYNYAWQPAVSTQQTATGLSPGTYIIQVTDANGCAAADTLAVLLADSTSVLLGNDTVVCFDTLLTLSATGSASAFAWSTGQTTASILVSQSGMYSVTATEGNCNAHDSVQVLFVPKPLTEMNPAYCETGFTELTVAASASANILWSTGDTSALLLAQTPGTYTVTVSDSGCAFIDSFMVTSEAGSTALYFPNSFTPNGDGLNETFSGYGEGILEFDLTLYNRWGELIFHSTSLAQEWDGTVNNNLVQEDVYVWVATYRLSCDENREITRRGHVSVIR